In Marivirga salinae, a single window of DNA contains:
- a CDS encoding crotonase/enoyl-CoA hydratase family protein has product MEITPQYFKVEIENKVASVTFNRPEKSNALHKPAWTELKELFNSLSETAEVRAIVLAGEGKNFCAGIDLELLMSVSQYQKIECAGRRSEEIRKLVLTLQEAVNAIEKCKKPVLAAVHGGCIGGGVDIIAACDMRYCSDDAYFTIKEIDLGMVADLGTLQRLPKLISPGMVSEMAYTGRKVPGKEAKEIGLVNQSYPSRDELMESVKKLAATIASKSPLSIRGTKEVLKYSRDHSVEDSLNYMATWNAAMLLSDDLSEAFKATMEKRSPEFKD; this is encoded by the coding sequence ATGGAAATTACACCTCAGTATTTTAAAGTTGAAATTGAAAATAAAGTAGCGAGCGTCACTTTCAACAGACCGGAAAAATCAAACGCACTCCATAAGCCAGCATGGACAGAGTTGAAGGAACTCTTTAATTCTTTATCCGAAACGGCTGAAGTAAGGGCAATTGTATTAGCAGGAGAAGGCAAAAATTTCTGTGCGGGCATCGATTTAGAATTGCTGATGTCGGTCAGTCAATATCAAAAAATTGAATGTGCCGGAAGAAGAAGTGAAGAAATAAGAAAGCTAGTATTAACACTGCAAGAAGCCGTTAATGCCATTGAAAAATGCAAGAAACCAGTATTGGCCGCAGTGCATGGAGGATGCATAGGCGGAGGAGTAGATATTATTGCGGCTTGCGATATGCGCTATTGCAGTGATGATGCCTATTTCACCATTAAGGAAATTGATTTAGGAATGGTAGCCGATCTGGGCACTTTGCAACGCCTTCCAAAATTAATTTCTCCAGGAATGGTTTCCGAAATGGCCTATACGGGCAGAAAAGTCCCTGGCAAAGAAGCCAAAGAAATTGGACTAGTGAATCAATCTTATCCTTCAAGAGATGAATTGATGGAAAGTGTCAAAAAACTGGCCGCCACTATAGCTTCAAAATCTCCTTTATCGATTAGAGGCACCAAAGAAGTATTGAAATACAGCCGTGATCATTCGGTGGAGGATTCACTAAATTATATGGCCACCTGGAATGCCGCCATGTTACTTTCTGATGACTTAAGCGAAGCCTTCAAAGCGACTATGGAAAAAAGGAGTCCAGAGTTTAAGGATTAA